A window from Aquamicrobium lusatiense encodes these proteins:
- a CDS encoding SDR family NAD(P)-dependent oxidoreductase, translating into MIDPARLFDLTGKTALVTGGATGLGRTAAEALLAAGARLLIASRKGDACVAVARELSALGPCEGFAGDVGTEAGVEALANEVAARTDRLDILINNAGATWGEPFGSHGFKAFDRVLSVNVTGLFALTQRLMPMLMAAGTADDPARIVNIGSVMGTMPIADGAYSYAASKAAVHHLTRILANEFSGRHVTTNAIAPGPFETRMTRYSLGDAAGKSAAAAVVPIGRIGREDDLAGSVLFLTGRGGAYISGAILPLDGGISAKAPLHMFREDEA; encoded by the coding sequence ATGATCGACCCCGCCCGCCTGTTCGACCTGACCGGCAAGACCGCCCTTGTGACCGGCGGCGCCACCGGCCTCGGCCGCACCGCCGCCGAGGCGCTGCTGGCCGCCGGGGCGCGTCTCCTCATCGCTTCGCGCAAGGGGGATGCCTGCGTCGCCGTGGCCCGGGAATTGTCAGCGCTCGGCCCCTGCGAGGGCTTCGCGGGCGATGTCGGCACCGAAGCGGGGGTGGAGGCGCTGGCCAACGAGGTCGCCGCCCGCACCGACCGGCTGGACATCCTGATCAACAACGCCGGGGCGACCTGGGGCGAGCCCTTCGGCAGCCACGGGTTCAAGGCTTTCGACCGCGTGCTGTCGGTCAATGTGACGGGCCTCTTTGCCCTGACGCAACGGCTGATGCCGATGCTGATGGCGGCGGGCACCGCGGATGACCCGGCGCGGATCGTCAACATCGGCTCGGTCATGGGGACGATGCCCATCGCCGACGGCGCCTATTCCTATGCGGCCTCGAAAGCGGCGGTGCATCACCTGACGCGGATTCTGGCGAATGAATTCTCGGGCCGTCATGTCACCACGAATGCGATTGCCCCCGGCCCGTTCGAAACCAGGATGACCCGCTATTCGCTGGGCGACGCGGCGGGAAAATCCGCCGCCGCGGCCGTCGTCCCCATCGGCCGGATCGGGCGCGAGGACGACCTCGCCGGGAGCGTGCTGTTCCTGACCGGTCGCGGCGGGGCCTATATCTCGGGCGCGATCCTGCCGCTCGACGGCGGCATCTCGGCCAAGGCGCCGCTGCACATGTTCCGCGAGGACGAGGCATGA
- a CDS encoding MaoC family dehydratase gives MSALADRVGTVWGTSDWVLLDQARIDAFATVTEDHQPIHVDPVRAAASLFGGTIAHGFLTLSMLSRLAEQALPVLGEVRESLNYGFDKIRFLSPVPSGARIRAVFTLNAVEDKPGNRQLLRLAVAVEVEGAERPALVADWLVMLNFGENA, from the coding sequence ATGAGCGCGCTGGCCGACCGGGTCGGTACGGTGTGGGGCACGTCGGACTGGGTGCTGCTGGATCAGGCCCGGATCGACGCCTTCGCCACGGTGACCGAGGATCACCAGCCGATCCATGTGGATCCGGTCCGTGCCGCCGCCAGCCTCTTCGGCGGCACCATCGCCCACGGCTTTCTCACCCTGTCGATGCTGAGCCGTCTGGCGGAGCAGGCGCTGCCGGTGCTGGGCGAGGTTCGTGAAAGCCTGAATTACGGTTTCGACAAGATCCGCTTTCTCAGCCCCGTCCCCTCGGGCGCGCGGATCCGCGCGGTCTTCACCCTGAACGCGGTCGAGGACAAGCCCGGCAACCGCCAGTTGCTGCGCCTCGCCGTCGCGGTCGAGGTCGAGGGCGCCGAGCGCCCGGCGCTGGTCGCCGACTGGCTGGTCATGCTGAATTTCGGAGAGAACGCATGA
- a CDS encoding SDR family NAD(P)-dependent oxidoreductase produces the protein MNKDFAGRVAIVTGAGAGLGRSHALGLAAEGARVALFDLTAPNTVAEEIRAAGGEALALACDVADMAAVERGVAQVMDAWGRVDVLVNNAGILRDKTFAKLTPADFALVLAVHLTGSFHCTRAVWEIMRAQGYGRIVLTSSASGIYGNFGQSNYGAAKAAMIGLMNVLHLEGAKYDIRVNTLAPTAATGMTEGLITAEEAALLAPETVTPGVLYLTHEDAPSRVILGAGAGVFAVTHIAETEGAWLPPAERTARGIAAAMDRIADRQGEVTHGSALDQTRKFVEIARKAGA, from the coding sequence ATGAACAAGGATTTCGCGGGCCGCGTGGCCATCGTCACCGGCGCGGGCGCCGGACTGGGGCGCAGCCATGCGCTGGGTCTGGCGGCCGAAGGGGCGCGGGTCGCCCTGTTCGACCTGACCGCGCCGAATACCGTCGCCGAAGAGATCCGCGCCGCCGGTGGCGAGGCGCTGGCCCTTGCCTGCGACGTGGCCGACATGGCGGCGGTCGAGCGCGGCGTGGCCCAGGTGATGGACGCCTGGGGCCGCGTCGATGTGCTGGTGAACAACGCGGGGATCCTGCGCGACAAGACCTTCGCCAAGCTCACCCCGGCCGATTTCGCCCTGGTCCTGGCGGTGCATCTGACCGGCAGCTTCCATTGCACCAGGGCGGTCTGGGAGATCATGCGCGCCCAGGGCTACGGGCGGATCGTGCTGACCTCCTCGGCCTCGGGGATCTACGGCAATTTCGGCCAGTCGAACTATGGCGCGGCCAAGGCGGCGATGATCGGGCTGATGAACGTGCTGCATCTCGAGGGTGCGAAATACGACATCCGCGTCAACACCCTGGCCCCGACCGCCGCGACCGGCATGACCGAGGGGCTGATCACCGCCGAGGAAGCCGCGCTGCTGGCGCCTGAGACGGTGACGCCCGGGGTGCTGTACCTCACGCATGAGGACGCGCCGTCGCGGGTGATCCTGGGGGCCGGGGCAGGGGTCTTTGCCGTCACCCATATCGCCGAGACCGAAGGCGCCTGGCTGCCCCCGGCCGAGCGCACCGCCCGGGGAATCGCCGCTGCCATGGACCGGATCGCCGACCGGCAGGGCGAGGTGACGCATGGCTCGGCCCTGGACCAGACGCGAAAATTCGTCGAGATCGCCCGCAAGGCCGGGGCCTGA